The DNA window CTCCAGGAGCTCTATCCGGACGTAAAGTTCACCATCGGTCCGCCCATCGATCAGGGCTTCTACTACGACGTGGACCTGGGCGACCAGACCCTTTCGTCCGACGAGCTGGAAGAGATCGAGGAAAAGATGCTGGAGCTCGCTCGTCGCGACGTGGAATACGAGCGGCATGAGGTCTCGAAGGACGACGCCATTGACTACTACCAGGATGCCGGCAACGAATACAAGCTGGAGCTGATTGAGGAGCTGGAGGAAGGGGAGATTTCCTTCTACGAGCAAGGGGCGTTTACCGACCTCTGCCGCGGCCCACACATTCCCTCAACCGGTCGCATCAAAGCCCCGAAACTGCTGTCCGTCGCCGGGGCGTACTGGCGCGGCGACGAGACGAACCCGCAGCTCACCCGCATCTACGGCGTGAGCTTTCCGAAGCAGAAGATGCTGGAGGACTTCCTGGAAAAGCGCCGCTTGGCAAAGGAACGGGATCACCGGAAGCTGGGCAAGGAACTCAACCTCTTCACGTTCGACACCGAGCAGGTGGGACCCGGCCTGCCGATGTGGTTGCCGAAGGGCACCACACTGCGCCAAACCCTCCGCGAGACGCTGCAGGAGGAACAGATCAAGCAAGGCTACAAGCCGGTGACCACCCCGCACATCGGACGGCTTGACCTCTACCGAACCAGCGGGCACTATCCGTACTACAAGGAGGACCAGTTCCCGCCAATGATCTTCGACGAGGGCGGCGAAGACGGTGAGGAGGACGGCTACCTCCTCAAGCCGATGAACTGCCCGCACCACGTCAAGATCTACCAGAATGACATGCACTCGTACCGGGACCTCCCGGTGCGGCTGGCGGAGTTCGGAACGGTCTATCGCCACGAGCAGACCGGCGAGTTGGGCGGCCTCACGCGAGTGCGCGGCTTCACCCAGGACGACGCCCACATCTTCTGCACCCCGGAGCAGGTCAAGGACGAATTCATCGAGGTCATCAACCTCACGCTGAAGGTGCTCAATGCCCTTGACTTCGAAGAGTTTGAGGCCCAGATCTCGCTTCGCGACCCGGCTGACAAAGACAAGTACGTGGGCCGAGACGAGCTCTGGAACCGGGCCGAGCAGGCCATCCGCGATGCCGTGGCCGAGACGGATCTCGATGCCCGCGAGGAGATCGGGGAAGCCGCCTTTTACGGCCCGAAGCTCGACTTTATGGTCGAAGATGCACTGGGGCGGGAGTGGCAGCTCGGCACCATCCAGGTCGACTACAATCTGCCGGAGCGGTTCGAGCTTACCTACGTTGATGAAAATGACGAGCGAAAGCGGCCCGTCATGATTCACCGCGCTCCGTTCGGATCGCTTGAGCGCTTCATCGGTGTGCTCATTGAACACTGCGGCGGGGACTTCCCGACGTGGCTCGCGCCGGTGCAGGCCCAGGTCATTCCGGTGAGCGACGACTTCAACGACTACGCGCAACGCGTGGCCCAGCAGCTCCGGCAGGCCGACGTGCGCGTAAACGTCGACACCGACGACGAGACCGTGGGCTACAAGATTCGACAGGCCGAAACCCAAAAGATTCCGTATATGCTGGTTGTGGGGGGGCGCGAGGAAGAAGACGGCACAGTGTCCGTCCGTGCCCACGGCGACGGGCAGCAGGACACCCTGTCGCTGGAGGCCTTCCTCGACCAGTATGGCCCCGAGTTTGCCCCCCGCCTCGAATGATTCTGTCTTTGCGACTCTCCGAACATTCTGGTAAGTCGTTCTTTACTGAAACCTCACAGGGGGACTTGCGTGTGAACTGAGTCCCTGGCTTGGTCCTGTGTACTTCGCACAGGCCAGTCCGTGCATGTGATCGTGCTCTTCACTCAACAACCCCATACACCGCTATCGCTGACGTCGACAAACTTCGCGTAAATGAGAGTATTCGGGCCGATGAGGTTCGAGTCGTAGAGCCGGACGGCGACCACGATGTCGTGCCCGTCGAAGAGGCGCTAGAACGCGCCCGCGACCACGAGCTCGATCTCGTCGAGATCGCCCCGGACGCCGATCCGCCCGTCTGCAAGATCCTGGACTACGGCAAGTACCGCTACGAGAAGCAAAAGGAAGAGAAGCGGCGCCGGAAGAAGTCGAAGTCCATGGAAATGAAGGAGCTTCGCTTCCGGCCCCGGACCGAGCAGCACGACTTCAACTTCAAGGCGGACCACGCTCGCGAGTTTTTGGAAGACGGCAACAAAGTGAAGGCCTACGTGCAGTTCCGCGGGCGAGACATTGTGTACAAAGACCAGGGCATGGATCTGCTCCGTCGGCTCATTGAGCGGCTCCAAGACATTGCCCGTATCGACCAGCCCCCTCAGATGGAAGGCCGCCGGATGACGACCATTCTGGCACCGCACAAGAACAAGTAGCCCTCTGGTTCTGGGGTGCGTTCCCCGTGAAGGACTCCCGATACGGGAACGTGCCCCGGGGGTCCTCATACACGAATTTCCGATTGTCCGTGCTCTCGCACAAATCCCTTCGGGGTGTTGATTGTCATGCCTAAGATGAAGTCCCACAGCGGCGCGAAGAAGCGCTTCAAGAAAACCGCAAACGGCAAGATCAAGCGCAAAAAGGCCAACAAGGGACACCTGTTGACCAAGAAGAATTCGAAGCGCAAGCGTCAGCTTCGCAAAAGCGTCGTCATTGACGACAAGGCGAACGAGAAGCGCATCAAGCGAATGCTGTCCACGTAGACAGCATTTGGGATCTCCACACGGTATGCACGTGGTGTTTCTCCAGTTTTCGCGGGCGGCAGGTTGAAGGCCTTGCCGCCCGTGTTCTACGTTTATTTATTCCGAGTCTGCGAATCCAACGCACGTTTCATTATGCCGCGCGCAACGAACAAGCCGGCCACCCGTCGTCGTCGCAAGAAAATCTTGAACAAGGCGAAGGGCTACTGGGGCCGTCGGAGCAAAGTCTACAAAGTGGCGAAGCACGCGGTCGAGAAGGGACTGCAGTACGCCTACCGTGATCGACGCCAGAAGAAGCGTCGGTTCCGGCGTCTGTGGATCACCCGCATCAACGCGGCCACACGCCAACACGACGTCAGCTACTCCCAGTTCATGGGACAGTACCGCAAGTCCGACCTCGACATGAACCGGAAGGTGCTGGCCGACCTCGCCGTGCACGACCCCGATGCGTTTGAGCAGATCGTGGATCACGTGATGGAGTAACCTCAGGCCCCTTTACTCTTGCGGTGATGTTGTTGTCGTTTCTGACGTTTGGGTCCTTTCACGTAGTCGGGCCCACGGAGCCCGCAGGGATCTGAACGTTGATCGCTGACATTGCCAGTGATACGAAGTCCCGTCCCGGCTCCGCAGGCCTGGCGGGACTTTCTTGTTTGGTTTAGGCTGGCGTTCGCCCCGCCCCTCCACTTCGCACCTCCTCGCACACTTTTGATTCGTTCCCCTGCCCATGCCCGACGAGATCGACGCGCTTCGCGAGCAGATCGACGCGGAGACCATTGAAAGCGAAGACGACGCCGAAGCCTTCCGGATCAAGTACCTCGGCCGCAACCAGGGCGCCATCACGGAGCTCTTCGATCAGATTAGCGACCTGCCCCCTGAAGACCGTCCCGAGTTCGGGAAGCGCGTCAACGCACTGAAGTCTTTTGCCCAAGAACGGCTCGACGAGGCAAAGGCTCGTCTCCAACGAGAAGAGCAGTCGGGCGGGCCCGACATCGATCTCACGCTGCCGGGACGTCGCAATTTTCGGGGCTCCACGCATCCGCTCACGCAGACGATGGAGGAGATTCTCCGCATCCTGCGTGGACTTGGCTTCTCGACGTACGAGGGCCCCGAAATCGAAACGGACTGGCACAACTTTACGGCCCTCAACTTTCCCCCCGACCACCCGGCGCGCGACATGCAGGACACGTTTTTCCTGCAGGACGAGACCGACACGTCGTCCCGCGATGCCCCCTCCGGCGACACCCCGACCGTTCTCCGCACCCATACGTCCCCGGGCCAAATCCGCATCATGCAGGAGGATCCTCCCCCGATTCGGGTCGCGGTGCCCGGGCGCGTGTACCGCAATGAGGCAATCTCGTACAAGTCCTACTGCCTCTTCCACCAGGTGGAACTGCTGTACGTGGACGAGAACGTGACGATGGCCCAGCTCAAACAGGCGCTCTATAGCCTCGCGCGCGCTCTCTTCGGGGAAGACGTGACGCTCCGCTTCCGCCCCAGCTACTTCCCTTTCACGGAGCCGAGCGCCGAGGTGGACGTGTGGTGGGAGGACGAGGAGTCCGACGACGGCGGGCAGTGGATGGAAATTCTCGGCTGCGGCATGGTGCACCCCAACGTGTTCGATTCCGTTGGCGTCGACTCAGAGCAATACACCGGCTACGCCGTGGGCATGGGCGTGGAGCGAATGGCCATGCTCCGCCACGGCATCGACGACATCCGCATCTTCTACGAGAACGACGTTCGGTTCCTCGATCAATTCTGACAATTGCGAATTGCGAGTGTCAACTTTCGAATTGGAGAAGGACCACTCGTCAAGCAGTTACTTCTGCTTCCGAGCGGTTTTCTTTGAGGCAACGATAATCGATACGAGTTCGTGAGCTTCTTCCTGTAACTGCTAGACGGACTCTTTTCCTCCTTCCCCCAATTCGTTGAGCAGCTCGAGCCAGAACTGGGATTCGTCGGCCTCCTCTTCCACAAGCGCAAGCTTTGCAATGAAGTCCTTGCGGGATCGGGCGTGACAGGCGGCTCGATAATTTGCCCCAACCGACGTTGCGGATCGGAGAAGCTGCCGTCGAATGATGCGACACTCCGCTGTGTTGGGCAATGATTTGCAGAGGTGGATCACGTTGAGAGCAAACCGCTTGGTGCGATCTCGAAGATCTGGCATGAGAAATCGTGCAGGCAAAGACAATAGAGAGGCTATGTGGTAGACACGAAGGCCTCACACGCATAACGACATTCGCCACTCGAAACTCGAAATTCGAAAATGCAGCTTAGTTATCGCTGGCTCGAACGGTACGTCAATCATGACTGGGATCCCGATGCTCTGGCCGAGCGGCTGACCATGGCCGGGCTGGAAGTGGAGACCGTTGAGCCAATTGGGCAGCACCTCGACGGGGTGGTCGTAGGCAAGATTGAGGACGTGCGTGAGCACCCGAACGCCGACCGTCTCGTCCTCTGCGACGTAGACCTGGGCAACGGCGCCCCCGTCCAGATTGCTTGTGGTGCCCCCAACGTGGCGGCCGGCCAAAAAGCCCCCGTCGCCACCGTCGGAACCACCCTTTCCCTCCCCGACCCCGACAATCCGGAGGAGCGCCAAGAGATCACGGTGGAGGCCCGGGAGATGCGCGGCGAAGAATCGAACGGCATGATCTGCGCGGAGGACGAGCTTGGCCTCTCCGACGACCACTCCGGCATCATGGTGCTGGACGAAAACGCCGAGGTCGGGCGTCCCCTCGCCGACTACCTGGCAGCCCATGACGTCACGCCCGACGACGCTATTCTCGACATCGAACTGACCCCCAACCGCCCGGACGCGGCCAGCCACCTTGGGGTGGCACGCGACGTAGCGGCCCTCGCCGAGTCGTCCCTTGAGTATCCCGAAGTAGACCCGCCCGCTCCCGGCGGCAGAGTGGCCGACGAAGTGACGGTACACATCGAGGACGAACAGGGCTGCCCGCGATACGTCGCCATGCTCGTGCGGGATGTAGAAGTGCAGCAGTCCCCCCTCTGGCTCCGACGGCGCCTCTCCGCCATCGGCCTACAGCCACGCAACCACGTCGTCGACGTTACCAACTTCGTCCTCCACGAGTGCGGCCAGCCGCTCCACGCCTTCGACCGCGCCCAGCTGGCCGACGACACGATCGTCGTCCGCCGCACCGACGGCGAAACCGACTTCACGACGCTTGATGACCAGGAGCGCGCCTTGCCCGAGGATACCCTCCTCATCTGCGACGCCGAGAAGCCCGTGGCCGTCGCGGGCGTGATGGGCGGCGCCAACTCGGAGGTGACGACGGAGACGACCGACGTGCTCATTGAGAGCGCCTACTTCGACCCATCCAGCATCCGAAAGACGGCGAAGGCGCTCGACGTACAGACCGACTCCTCCTACCGCTTCGAGCGCGGCGTGGACCGCGACGGGCAGGTATGGGCCGCCGCCCGCGCAGCGCAGCTCATCGCCGAGCTCGGGGACGGAACCATCGTGCCCGGCATGGTCGACGCGCATCCCAATCCATCGTCACCCACAACCGTCAACCTGCGCCCGGACCGGCTCCGTACCGTGCTGGGGCTGGATGTGCCAACGGACGAGGCCGTTCGTCTCCTCGACGCGATTGGCTTTGAGATTGACGAGAAGGAGGACGCCCTCCACTGCACCGTGCCGACGTGGCGGCCCGACGTGTCGATCGAGGAGGATCTGATCGAAGAGGTGGCGCGTCTCCACGGCTACGACCAAATTCCGGAACCGGAGCGCGTGCCCGTCCCCAGCCGCACGCCCGACCAGCGGCCCGAGGAAGTGCTGGAGCGAAAGACCCGCGAGCTGCTGCGCGGACGCGGCTACCGCGAGATCTACACGAACAGCATGCTGCGGACCGACCGCGCCGAGCGGTTCAACGTCCCCCCTGCCGGAAGCCAAAAGGCCCCGGTCGTAAAAACGAAAAATCCGATCTCGGAAGAAATGGCGGCGCTTCGGCCTCGCCTCCTCCCCGGCGCCCTCGAAGTGATGCAGCACAACCGAAACCACGGACAGAGTGCGCTTCGACTCTTCGAGTTCGGTCATGTCTACCGCCGGGCACAAGAACACGAGGATCCGATCGTACCGGGCTACGCCGAGCATCCGGCCCTTCTTCTCGCCATGAGCGGGCCGCACGCCCCCATCGGCTGGGACACCGACCCGCGCGACTCCGACATCTTCGACCTCAAGGGGCTTGTGGAGACGTTGTTCGACGATCTGCGGGTGCCGGACGTGTCCCTCACGCCGCGTACGGGCTCGGACTCTTCGTCTATCACGACGCACCAAATCGACGTGACGGCTGGCGACACGCCGCTCGGCACTGTGGCCCAGGTCCAGGACGACGTAGCGGCCGACTTCGACTTGGAGGACCATCCGGTCTTCGTGGCCGAGTTTCACTGGGGATCTCTCGCCGACCGGGCCACAACCGGCCGCCACCGTACCTACGCCCCGGTGAACCGCTTTCCGGTCGTGGACCGTGACCTCGCGATTCTCGTGCCCGCCGACCAGCCCGTGGGGCCGATGCAAGCCACCATCCGGGAGACCGGCGGCAACCTCCTCCGCCGTGTCGACGTATTCGATGTGTACCAGGGCGAAGGCATTGATGACGACGCAAAGAGCGTCGCATTTACCCTTCGCTTCGGCGCCGATCGCACGCTGACCGACGAGGAAGTCGATGAGCAAATCGACGCCATCACGGATGCGCTTGCCCGTGCCCACGACGCCACCCTTCGACAATGACCGGCGCCTCCCATGACAGAACGCTGGAAGTATCCTTTCTACGTCATCGCCATTCTCCTGCTAGTGATGTGGCTCTTTGGATGAGCTGCCTTCTCCAGAAGGGCCCGATGGGGAAAATCCAAGAGCGACGGGCAGAATCCTCATTCTCTCCTTGAGTTGCCGCCCCCTGTTCCCTATCGTACCTCATGCATCACTTTTAAAGTTACACTTGAACCAACCGTCGGTGCTCGACGAAGGAGAAGACATTCCCCTCCTCCTCGTACCGCAGAGAGGCTCGTTTCTTCAGGCCGATCGGTGTCCCGCAGATTCATCATGAACGACTCGTCCCCGTCCCTTCCAGAGTCCGACCCCGCCCCTCCCGTACCGGCGTCGATTTCTTCGGAGCACACGGACCGGTCTGGGACAGACGAGTCCATGGACATGTCTCACCTTCCGGCGGAACACCGAGACACTCTTCAGCGCCTCCATCGACGGGTACAAGACGCCGTCGAGACGATCGAACGGCTGCGTGCCAAGAATCGAGAACTGCAGCAGCGCGTGGAAGAACTGGAAGCGCGCCCCACCTTTCCGGAGAACGATACAGTGGTGGCCCTGGACGATGACCCCGACGAGCTCCGGGCCCAAATTACCGACTTTATCGACGCCATCGATACGTTCCTGGAAACGACTCCGACCGACGACGACCCAAAAGCGGCCGACGACGATCCGTCTGCCCCCCCTTCTGACGATTCTCCCGACGCGTAAGCGGCCCTGCCGGGTGTCCGTTTGTGCGATGTGCCGATCCGTGAAACCGACCCTCATTCAGTTTGCTCGGATGTCGAGAATCGCATTCACCCGTGAGCAGAGACGGATTCCATAAACCTCTTCACGCATCGGTATGGCCGACTCCTCTCAAACCAAATCCATCCGCGTCCACATCCTGGGACGAGAGTATGCTCTGCGCGTGCAGGAAGAAGACGAAGCGTTTACCCGAGAGGTTGCCTCGTTCGTCAACGCCCGCATGGAGCAATTTCGGGACCAACACCCAGAACAAGCTGAGCTCACGACGGCAGTGATCACGGCCTTGGCCTTGGCCGAGGATTTGCATACGCTGAAGGAGGAACAGGCCGGGGGCACGGAGGCCTTGAACGATGAGCTCGACCAGTTGTCTGACCGGCTCGGTTCTGTGATAGAGGACGACTGATTTTTGGATCTGCTTCCACACCGGGGAGTCTCAACGGAACGGAGCAGATTTGTCCTTGCGTCGCGGCGTATGTGAGTGTGTGGGTATGGATGTTTGGGCGTTCGTGGAGCCCAACCCCTGATTCTTTGCGGTCTTTGAACCGGAGGTAGTGCAACGTTCGCTTCTGCGAACCGTGGATACCTCCTTGCCCCTGCCCGTTCCTCCCAAACGCACGCCCACCCTCCCATCCCCAAGATGTATCGGCTCGGCAATCGGGGCGGGACCGCTGGCAGGTCGCTCGGGGACTATTGCGTACAGTTGAAGCAACCATGATCAAACTCGACGACGTTTCGGTCAAATTCGGGAGTGAGACGCTCTTCGACGACCTGTCGTGGACCATTACGCCTGAAGAGCACCGGATTGGGCTCGTGGGACCGAATGGGGCCGGAAAAACGACCCTCCTCAAGCTCATCGCCGGGCGCATGACCCCGGACAGTGGGCGCGTCACGCAGGAGGGCGTATCGGTGGGCTACCTGGAACAGGATGTGCAGGAACTGCCGGAAGACCGAACGGTGCGGGATGAAGCCCTCCGGGCGTTTGAGGAGGTGTTGGCGCTGGAAGAAAAAGAAAAGCGCATCACCGCCAAACTGGAGGAGACGGATCACGAGAGCCGCGAGCACACGAAGCTGCTCAACCAGCTGAACCGGGTGCAGGAACAGCTCAACAAGCACGACTCCCAGCGCATCCGTCCCCGCACCGAAGCGACCCTCACCGGCCTCGGCTTCGATCCCGACGAGTTAGACCGTCCCCTCCACACGTTCTCCGGCGGCTGGCGCATGCGCGCAGCCCTGGCCCGCCTTCTCCTCCGCGAGCCCGACATCCTGCTGCTCGACGAGCCCACCAACCACCTCGACATCGAGAGCATCGACTGGCTGGAGGGCTACCTGGAGGGCTATCCCGGAACGGTGATTCTGGTGAGCCACGACCGCTACGTCTTGGACCGCATGGTAACGGCCACCGCCGAAATCACGCGAGGGCGCCTGCTTCACTACGACGGCAACTATTCCCATTACCTGAAGGCACGCGAGGAACGATACGCCCGCTGGCAAAACGAGTACGAGAATCAACAGAAGCGGATCAAGGAGATTGAGGAGTTTATCTCCAAGTTTCGCTACAACGCCTCCCGGGCCAGCCAGGTACAGAGCCGGATCAAGAAGCTGGAGAAGATGGACCGGATCCCCCCGCCGCCCGACGACGAGCCGGAGATCCACTTCCGCTTCCCCGACCCGCCCCGCTCCGGTCGCGTGGTGCTCGAGCTCTCCCCGTTCAGTAAAACCTACGAGACCGAAACCGGGCCGGAGCCTGTGTTCACGAACGCGGGCCCACTTACCATCGAGCGCGGCGACAAGATCGCGATGGTTGGGCCGAACGGGGCTGGGAAATCGACGCTCGCCCGCATTCTACGCGGCGTGGAGCCGTTCGAAGGAGAGCGCGACCTCGGCCACAAGGTCAATCTGTCGTTTTACGCCCAGCACCAGGCCGACATGCTGGACGCCGATCAGACGGTGTTCGACGCCGTCCGCGAAGCCGCGCCGGACCGCCCCAAAACCGAGCTTCGCAATCTACTCGGCACGTTCCTCTTCACCGGCGAAGACGCGTTCAAGTCCGTAAGCGTCCTCTCTGGGGGCGAAAAAAGCCGGGTGGCCCTCGCCCGCACGCTCCTCTCCACCGCCAATTTTCTCATTCTCGATGAGCCGACCAATCACCTCGACATCCAGTCGAAAGAGGTACTCATCGAGGCGCTGCAGCAGTACGAAGGCACCTTCGTCCTCGTGAGTCACGACCGTCACGTGCTCGACGCCGTAGCCGAAAAGGTGTGGCGCATTGGCGGCGGGACGGTGCGCACCTTCCTCGGCAACTACTCGGACTTTCGCTGGCAGGTGGAGGAGGGGTCGGCCCGTCCGCTCGAAGGCACCACGTCTGCCTCCTCCGACCCGGAAGAATTCGCCCCCGACGCCTCCCCCTCCCAGAACGGACGCGATCATAGCGATCAATCCTCGTCGTCCTCGTCCTCCTCATCGGCTCCTCCCTCGGACGGCCGGTTTGCCGGCCTCAATTCGTACCAGCTCAAGCGGAAGCTGGAAGAGACCGAGGAGGAGATTATGGAGATCGAGGAGCGACAGGAAGAGCTGGAAACCAAGATGGCCGATCCGGACGCCTACGAAGGGGAAGGAGCCCGGGCCCGCGAGCTCTCTGATGAATACAATGCCCTCAAGAAGGAGCTCTCGTCCCTCTACGAAACCTGGGAGGCCCTCACCGAACACGTCATGGCACTGGAAGACGAATAGAGCAACGCCCGACGCAATGCTCCTTCGGTAGCGGACGGAGCAGAGCTAGACTTGCCCCTGAACTGCATCTCCCCCGAGAAGTATCCCTCACCCCTTCTCCCATCGCGGTCCTTCGTACACACTGCAGATCTTAAATGAGCGTGTGGGGACTCCGTCTCGTCGTTCTGCTCGAAATTGGGCTGCTGATTGGTGCTTTTCCTTCTCTCGGGTACGCCCAGATCGACGAGTTGCCCCGTCCGGACACTGCGCATGCGGGGTCATTCGGCGTCTCTGTCGCGCTCGGCGACTCGATTGCGGTAGTGGGGGCAAGTGGCGAGGAACGGTGCGGCCCAAATGCAGGCGCCGTGTATATATACGAGCGTGAGGTCGGCCCCCAGTTTGACGAATGGAACGGTGTTGCTCGCCTCACGCCTCGTACTTGTCGCGCGAACGCATTCTTCGGGGAGCAAGTGGCGCTGAGTGGGCATCGCTTGCTCGTGAGTGCCTCCTCGGGCGAACTGTTTGCCGAAACGGGCAGCAATGCAGCCTACATGTTTACCCGTACCTCGACGGGGACGTGGACGCAGACAGCCCGCTTCACGGGGCCGCCCAACCGCTCTGACGGCTCTTTTGCAGCCGACATTGACCTGGACGATGACCGCGCCGTCGTGAGCACGTCCGGCAATCCGGACAGTGGAGGGCATGGGGCCGTGTACGTATACAACTACGACGCAGCCACCGAGAAATGGACCCAATCGGCCCGGCTGACAGCCCCCTCCGATGAAACGCCAGGAGTGCTGGGACGGGGGGTGTCCCTTCACGGAAACCGGGTCGCCGTGGCGGCCTCTACGTACTTCGACGACTCTCCCGGGACCGTCTACGTCTTCCGTCGCAATCCGGAAGCCCAAACATGGGCCCCGTCGGCCCACCTGACTGACATCGATGCCTTTTTTATTGAGCTCGAGCTGTACGGCTCGGTCCTTCTCGTCGGCGAGGACCGAGCCGGCCCCGAAGAATCGGGACAGGCCACGATTTTTACTCACCGACGCAACCAGGGGTGGCGGAAGACGGAAACGCTCCGCCCCTCCCTTCCCTACGACTCCGGCGCATTCGGCACCGCCGTGGCCCTGGAACGCTCATGGGCACTCGTGACGGGTTACGGCGAACAGCTCAATAAGGACTTCAACATCGACCGTGTCGTGTACGTCTTCCGACGACGCGGAGGACAAAACTGGAGGCAGCGCTCCATTCTCGACATCGGGCAGGTGGACTTCGGGGCGGCCCTGGATCTCCACAACGCAACGGCTCTCGTGAGCTCGGTTCCCCCGGAAGGCCCCGGATCAGTATATATTGTCCAGCTTCACTGACCGTGCGTCTCTTCTGATATCGGGCCGTGTGCCCCCAACACCGGAGGACGCTATGCCTGCGCTTGTGCTTCTAAATTCCGATGCGCCCCGTCAATAAAGCGTTGGTGTTTGTGTGGGGGAGAGACTTCGAGGAATTCGGTCTCTTCCACAGCAACCCCCGTGTGTCCGGCCGGCAGATAAAATACATCGCCTGCTCGAAGCGTCTCCTCCTCGTCCGCATACTGGATCTTCAGGCGTCCTTTTACGACGTAGCCCCAATGCGGCGATGGACACAGGTCATTGGGCTGCCCCTTTAGCAATGGGCCAAAATCCGTGCCGGCGGGCACAGTCACCACAGCCACTCGCATGTCGTCCCAATCCACCCCTCGCACCGTCGCGTCGCCCGCTTCCAGCAAAATCGGTAGTTCACTTTTCGATGCACGCATAATCGTCCTCCGTAATAGCGTAAAATTATGGCATTGCTGCTGTGTGAGGCTACCACGCCACCCCTCTACAGCCGCGATCTTACAGCGTGCCCTCTCGTAATCGTACAGCGCTCTCCCCTGTAATAGGAGCCCCCCAGCCTGCTCACCCGGATCCAGAGGCCATCCCCATTCCACACCAGTTTCTGCAATCAATCCTCCCCGCTTCGCGTTATAGATACTTGAGTCCCCTCTCAAAACGAATACACTCCCATGTCCGGCACGCGCAAGTGGGCGAAGGTCAAGCGCAAGAAGCAGAAGCAGGACAAGCGCCAGTCGAAGATCTGGGCGAAATTGTCGCAGGAGATTGAGACGGCGGCCCGCGAGAGCGGGGGCGACCCGGACGCGAACGTGGCTCTCGCCCAGGCCATCGAGCGGGCCAAGGAGGAAGACATGGCCAAGGACACAATCGAACGGGCCATTAAGCGCGGCACCGGCGAACTGGAGGGCGAGGAAGTGACGTCTGTGACCTACGAGGGCTACGCGCCGCACGGCGTGGCCGTCTTCGTGGAGGCGCGAACGGACAACATCAACCGCACCGTCAAAGACCTCCGGAACCTGTTCAGTGA is part of the Salinibacter sp. 10B genome and encodes:
- the infC gene encoding translation initiation factor IF-3; protein product: MADVDKLRVNESIRADEVRVVEPDGDHDVVPVEEALERARDHELDLVEIAPDADPPVCKILDYGKYRYEKQKEEKRRRKKSKSMEMKELRFRPRTEQHDFNFKADHAREFLEDGNKVKAYVQFRGRDIVYKDQGMDLLRRLIERLQDIARIDQPPQMEGRRMTTILAPHKNK
- the rplT gene encoding 50S ribosomal protein L20 — encoded protein: MPRATNKPATRRRRKKILNKAKGYWGRRSKVYKVAKHAVEKGLQYAYRDRRQKKRRFRRLWITRINAATRQHDVSYSQFMGQYRKSDLDMNRKVLADLAVHDPDAFEQIVDHVME
- the pheT gene encoding phenylalanine--tRNA ligase subunit beta: MQLSYRWLERYVNHDWDPDALAERLTMAGLEVETVEPIGQHLDGVVVGKIEDVREHPNADRLVLCDVDLGNGAPVQIACGAPNVAAGQKAPVATVGTTLSLPDPDNPEERQEITVEAREMRGEESNGMICAEDELGLSDDHSGIMVLDENAEVGRPLADYLAAHDVTPDDAILDIELTPNRPDAASHLGVARDVAALAESSLEYPEVDPPAPGGRVADEVTVHIEDEQGCPRYVAMLVRDVEVQQSPLWLRRRLSAIGLQPRNHVVDVTNFVLHECGQPLHAFDRAQLADDTIVVRRTDGETDFTTLDDQERALPEDTLLICDAEKPVAVAGVMGGANSEVTTETTDVLIESAYFDPSSIRKTAKALDVQTDSSYRFERGVDRDGQVWAAARAAQLIAELGDGTIVPGMVDAHPNPSSPTTVNLRPDRLRTVLGLDVPTDEAVRLLDAIGFEIDEKEDALHCTVPTWRPDVSIEEDLIEEVARLHGYDQIPEPERVPVPSRTPDQRPEEVLERKTRELLRGRGYREIYTNSMLRTDRAERFNVPPAGSQKAPVVKTKNPISEEMAALRPRLLPGALEVMQHNRNHGQSALRLFEFGHVYRRAQEHEDPIVPGYAEHPALLLAMSGPHAPIGWDTDPRDSDIFDLKGLVETLFDDLRVPDVSLTPRTGSDSSSITTHQIDVTAGDTPLGTVAQVQDDVAADFDLEDHPVFVAEFHWGSLADRATTGRHRTYAPVNRFPVVDRDLAILVPADQPVGPMQATIRETGGNLLRRVDVFDVYQGEGIDDDAKSVAFTLRFGADRTLTDEEVDEQIDAITDALARAHDATLRQ
- the pheS gene encoding phenylalanine--tRNA ligase subunit alpha; protein product: MPDEIDALREQIDAETIESEDDAEAFRIKYLGRNQGAITELFDQISDLPPEDRPEFGKRVNALKSFAQERLDEAKARLQREEQSGGPDIDLTLPGRRNFRGSTHPLTQTMEEILRILRGLGFSTYEGPEIETDWHNFTALNFPPDHPARDMQDTFFLQDETDTSSRDAPSGDTPTVLRTHTSPGQIRIMQEDPPPIRVAVPGRVYRNEAISYKSYCLFHQVELLYVDENVTMAQLKQALYSLARALFGEDVTLRFRPSYFPFTEPSAEVDVWWEDEESDDGGQWMEILGCGMVHPNVFDSVGVDSEQYTGYAVGMGVERMAMLRHGIDDIRIFYENDVRFLDQF
- a CDS encoding four helix bundle protein; protein product: MPDLRDRTKRFALNVIHLCKSLPNTAECRIIRRQLLRSATSVGANYRAACHARSRKDFIAKLALVEEEADESQFWLELLNELGEGGKESV
- the thrS gene encoding threonine--tRNA ligase, whose product is MPDVDEKTITITLPDGSEREYSVGTTGLEIAESIGAGLARDALAIKVNGEVWDLSRPITEDAEIAILTWDDEEGKETFWHSSAHLMAEALQELYPDVKFTIGPPIDQGFYYDVDLGDQTLSSDELEEIEEKMLELARRDVEYERHEVSKDDAIDYYQDAGNEYKLELIEELEEGEISFYEQGAFTDLCRGPHIPSTGRIKAPKLLSVAGAYWRGDETNPQLTRIYGVSFPKQKMLEDFLEKRRLAKERDHRKLGKELNLFTFDTEQVGPGLPMWLPKGTTLRQTLRETLQEEQIKQGYKPVTTPHIGRLDLYRTSGHYPYYKEDQFPPMIFDEGGEDGEEDGYLLKPMNCPHHVKIYQNDMHSYRDLPVRLAEFGTVYRHEQTGELGGLTRVRGFTQDDAHIFCTPEQVKDEFIEVINLTLKVLNALDFEEFEAQISLRDPADKDKYVGRDELWNRAEQAIRDAVAETDLDAREEIGEAAFYGPKLDFMVEDALGREWQLGTIQVDYNLPERFELTYVDENDERKRPVMIHRAPFGSLERFIGVLIEHCGGDFPTWLAPVQAQVIPVSDDFNDYAQRVAQQLRQADVRVNVDTDDETVGYKIRQAETQKIPYMLVVGGREEEDGTVSVRAHGDGQQDTLSLEAFLDQYGPEFAPRLE
- the rpmI gene encoding 50S ribosomal protein L35 encodes the protein MPKMKSHSGAKKRFKKTANGKIKRKKANKGHLLTKKNSKRKRQLRKSVVIDDKANEKRIKRMLST